The genomic interval GTATTATGATTCGAAAATCTAGTGGTTGGATTTTTGCCAATTATGTTTGGAATACACAACAAACTGAAGCTTATTTAGACCTGAATGGAAGCACGACCAATGTGAGTTGGATTCAAAATGGACAAACAAAAAGTACCGCTTATCGAATTCCAAATGAAACAGAGTGTAAAACATGTCATAAAATCAATGACCTGCCTATTCCCATCGGAATTAAGCCACAAAATCTAAATATTGATTATCCATACCAAAGCGGGATCCAAAATCAACTAGAAAAATTAATCGCTGTTGGGTATTTACAGAACACCCTTCCTGGAAATATTGTTTCTACCGTAAATTACATGGATCAAACGAAAACTGTTGATGAGCGTTTCAGATCATACGTCGATATCAATTGTGCACATTGTCATGCCGAAGGAAAACATTGTTCCTACCGACCAATGCGTTTAGCATTTTCAGAAACATCAGATCCTATTAATTTAGGTCTGTGTGTGGAACCGGATGACGATATTGATCCCGCCTACGTATACATCATCAAGCCAAATGATAAGAACCGCTCCATGATGCATTTTCGACTGGGCTCTACTGTTCCAAGTATACGCATGCCTTTACTCGGACGAACCATTGTTCACGAAGAAGGATTGCAGCTTCTTGAGGAATGGATTACCTGGAAACAAACCTGCAACTAACATACTATTTATGAACTAAAACCAAGAATTATGAAAATTAACTTTACATTTTTTCTGTTACTGGGAATTCCTGTGCTTTCTCAGGCTCAAAACTCCTGCGGAATGGCTGTGCCGGTTACAGCAGGAACTTATGCAGTTACAGGAGTTGACGGAATGGCTACCACTCTTGCCTGCGCCTCAGGTGGTAACACACAAACTGCTTCTGAATGGTACACTTACACTCCAACAGCAAATTATTCAGTAACTGTGACAACAGACCTTCCTGCCAGTGGTGGGACCGATACACGTTTCCATGTATACACGGGAGCTTGTGGTGCTGTTACTTGTTTTTCGGGAGATGATGACAGTGGTTCTGGATTAACTTCAACAGCAACTTTCAACGTAACAAATGGAACAACCTATATCATTTGTTTTGATAACAAATGGACTTCAGCTGGATTCAGTTTTATGCTGACAGAAGCTCCAATTATAGTTCAACCCACTCCACCCGTAACTTTTACGGCAAACACATTTCCATCCATTAGTGGAAATTATGGATTGGCCACCACAGATATGGACGGAGACTTTTTGGATGACATTGTTACCGTATCGTCTTCCAGCGTTCAGATCCTCTACCAGCAAATCAGCGGGGCTTACATCACGACAAACATCCCTACTCCTGCGGCTACTTTCGAGCCGTCATGGAGTATGGCAATCGGAGATCTTGATAAGAATGGATTCAACGACATGCTTTACGGAGATGGAAATGGCGTAACATTCATGAAAGCAAATTCAACAGGAACTGGATTTACTCAGGTTGCAGGTCCTGAATATGTATTTTGTCAGCGTACCAACTTTGTAGATATCAATAACGATGGTAATCTGGATGCCTTCTCTTGTCATGATGTTGATCCGAATGTTTACTATTTGAATGACGGAAGTGGAAATTTGGTCTTCCATAATAGCGGATTAGGTGATCACCCGGAAGGAGGAAATTACGGTTCGATTTGGATGGATTACGACAATGATGGCGACCAGGATTTATTCATCGCGAAATGTCGTGGTGGAGCTACGACAGCTAAAATCGACGAATTACACAGAAACGACAGCAATAACGGAAATGTTGTTTTCACGGATGTTTCTGTAGCAGCAGGAATGGCACAACCGAGTCAATCGTGGTCTTCCGCATGGAATGATTTCGATAACGACGGATTTATGGATGCCCTGATTGGTATCAGTTCATCAGCTGACGGCGGACATCTTTTAATGAAAAACGATGGCGACGGAACTTTTAGTGATGTAACAACAGGTTCAGGATGGGATACAAATCCTAGTACAAGCATCGAACATGTTTCATTTGATTTCGACAACGACGGTTTCACAGACGTAATGGGTGGAGATAATAAGATCCTGTTCGGAAACGGAGACATGACTTTCTACCCAATGGTTTATGCATTTTCAAGTGGTGCTGTCGGAGATATGAACAACGATGGATTCCTGGATGTTCGAAATGGAAACACCATTTACATGAATAATAAAAACAGTAACAATTGGATTACAATTAACCTACAAGGGATTCAAAGTAATTCAAACGGAATTGGTGCGCGTGTAGAAATTTACGGTTCTTGGGGAAAACAAATTCGTGATATCAGAAGTGGTGATGGGTTCAAATATATGAACACATTAAATGCTCACTTTGGAATTGGAACAGCAACAACGATTGACTCTCTGTTTATTAAATGGCCATCTGGAAAAGTAGATCAACTTACAAACCCAGCAATCAATCAGTCAGTAACAATTGTAGAAGGTGCACATCCATTAAGTTTAGTAGAAATTGACGGCAAAAAAATAAGTTTATTTCCGAATCCAACAACAGATTATTTAACCATTGAAAACTTCAATTTATTAGATGCATCAACTATTGAGATTTATACCCAACTGGGAGTGCGCGTTTTAAATACATCGAAACAAAATGCAACCATTCCATTAACTGGTTTGGCTAGTGGTCGCTATTTCTTAGTGATTCAAACTAAAAATGGAGAAAAATATTCAGAATCATTTATAAAAATGTAAACGAATAAAAAAGAATTGTATATAAAAATGGGGCGTTTATCGATCGATAAACGCCCCATTTTTTTTGAATCTACTTCAAATTACAACTTGAAAACAACTCCACCTGTAATGTACGATTTTCCGTAGCCCGCTTCCGCATAAATTCCAATATTTTCTTTCGGAAAAAAACGAATTCCCGCATGTGGACCAAAGAAAAGCAAAGCTCCAACATTGCTATCGTAAAACACATCGTCTTTGTATTTCTTTCTCACATTTCTGAAAGCTATACCACTACCGATATTCAAACCAGCATACACATCCAGTTTATCTGCAAATGATTTTCCAGCTTTATCAGAAATCAATTGCAAAAAGTGGAAATTACCAATAAATCCTACAGGCAGACCAAAACTCCAATACGGTGAACCAGTCAATCCTGGAGCATATGGTCCATAATAACCAATGTTTCCAATTCCTACTTGAGCACCAATCATGAAACCGAGACCCACGTATTTGTGAATACCAAACTCCATTTGGAGATTGAAAGCCCCAAAGTTATTGTTATACATCCTGTCATAATCTGAATAGATTGAATAATGGTTATTGATACCCAAACCTAACTGCAGATACTTACTTCCGCTCCCCCCAAATCCCTGGGCTTGAGAATTACTTGCAAACAGCCCCAAGGCCGCCAGCAAGATGATCATTTTTACTTTTTTCATAGCTACCATTTTTACTCTTATTTGATCAAATATAAGCAAGAGGAAATAAAAATGATCAAATAACTAACATAAATCAGGTTTTTTTGTGATTTGACTCATTTTTAATGAATCACTTCCTTCTGATCTTTGTACTATACAAATCAGAGAGTTATGAAAACAAAAGAAATAAATCAAAGCACTTGGATGCAATTAGAAACGGTAGCAAATCAATACCGCTTCGGTGTCATTGCAATTACCTTACTTGTCATCGGTTGTTTGGGTGGTGTAACGATGAATTATGGTGCAGCACTTCATACTTGGTCATTAATTGCTGTAGTTATACCAACAATGACAACACTCAGTTTACTTTTAGCCGTTGCGCCTATGAAATGGATTATGAATGCAATTATTATCACCCTCATTGTTGATGTTCTAATCCTATTTCTGGTATAAAACGTAATTGAGATTATTATTCGAACTTAAAGGTTACTCATTCAAGTAACCTTTTTTGTGTTTCGAAATCCCTTGAATTCCAAAGTTGTCAGTACCTTTGCACCTCGAAAATCGGAAGTATGATCTCAGTTGATAATGTAACAGTAGAATTTAGCGGAAAAGTATTGTTTAGCGATGTGTCTTTTGTAATTAATGATACAGACAAAATTGCCTTAATGGGTAAAAATGGTGCTGGAAAATCTACTTTATTGAAAATTCTTGCTGGAGTAAATAAAGCAACAAAAGGAGGGGTTTCCGCCCCAAAGGATGCAATCGTTGCTTATTTACCACAACATTTATTGACAGAAGACAACTGTACCGTATTTGAAGAAACGAGCAAAGCTTTTGCTAGCATTTTTGCAATGCGTGATGAAATTGAGGCACTGAATCAAGAGCTGACCGTTCGCACTGATTACGATTCAGACGATTACATGAGACTTATTGAACGTGTTTCTGAATTAAGCGAAAAATTTTACTCCATCGAAGAAATCAATTACGACGGTGAAGTAGAAAAAGTGTTGAAAGGAATGGGATTTGAACGAGAAGATTTCACTCGTTCAACGTCCGAATTCAGTGGTGGATGGAGAATGCGCATCGAATTGGCTAAAATTCTACTTCAAAAACCCGATTTGATTCTATTGGATGAACCAACGAATCACATGGATATTGAATCAATTCAGTGGCTGGAAGATTTCTTAGTGAATAGCGCCAAAGCAGTTGTCGTTATTTCACATGACCGCGCTTTTGTCGATGCAATTACCAATAGAACGATTGAAGTAACGATGGGTCGTATTTACGATTACAAAGCCAAGTATTCTCATTACCTCGAATTGCGCAAGGATCGAAGAACTCAGCAACAAAAACAATACGAAGAACAACAAAAATTTATTGCAGAAACAACCGAATTTATTGAACGATTTAAAGGAACGTATTCCAAAACACTGCAAGTTCAGTCGCGGGTGAAAATGCTTGAAAAATTGGATATTATTGAAGTAGACGAGGTGGATAATTCTGCACTTCGTTTGAAATTCCCTCCTGCACCACGTTCGGGTTCCTATCCCGTCGTTATAACGGATATGAGCAAGAAATATGACAATCATGTGGTTTTTAAAGATGTCAATGTAACCATAGAACGAGGAGAAAAAATTGCTTTTGTAGGACGAAACGGTGAAGGAAAATCTACGTTGGTGAAAGCAATTATGAAAGAAATTGGCTTTGATGGAAACTTGGAATTGGGTCACAACACACAAATTGGATATTTTGCCCAGAACCAAGCTTCTCTATTGGATGAAGAGTCCACTATTTTCGAAACGATTGACCGTATTGCCGAAGGAGATGTCCGTACGAAAGTAAAAGATATATTGGGTGCGTTTATGTTTGGAGGTGAGACTTCTGCCAAAAAAGTAAAAGTACTTTCAGGAGGAGAAAAAACACGTTTGGCATTGATTAAATTGTTACTAGAACCCGTCAATTTATTGATTCTCGATGAGCCGACGAATCATTTAGATATGAAAACCAAAGACATTATCAAAGATGCCTTGAAGGCTTTTGACGGAACATTGGTTTTGGTTTCGCATGACCGTGATTTTCTAGATGGATTGGTAACAAAAGTTTACGAGTTTGGGAATAAACAAGTGAAAACGCATTTCGATGATATCAATGGGTTCTTGGCGACGAAAAAAATGGAGAATTTGAAGGAAATTGAGCGGAAATTGAATTAATATTTAGGGACGTGACGCATCGCGTCCCTAAATATTAATTAAAAACTGTTCGAATCACTTCCAACGATTTCATTTTTCGCATGCCACTTATATGAAACTTGTAGTATTCCAACCAAGCATCAATTAAAAGTACACGCTCATTTTTGGGGATAGAGACGGATAAAAAATTCATTTTATCTAGTCGCAAACTATCCACCAACCAGTGCAACCAAGGTTCTTCTAAATAAGCTGGTAAAAAAGGCAATTCGTTGGTAAATTTCCCTTCTTGCAGTTCAAAATATTTCGGATTTTCGTGTTGAATTTCTGGCTGAAACCCTTCTAATTTCGAAACCTGTGCTAACAACCAAATCAGGTAATTGCTAAGCTCTTCACTGGTGTTTAACCAATGGATTTCTTCATTCAAAAAATGAAAGAGTTTTTTATCTTGGTGATTGTCTCTCAAACAAATCAGCAATAACTCGGAAATGAAAAAAGCAATACTCGATTTCAAGGGGTTTCCGACCAATTCATGCAACGGTTCCAGAGCTTGCATTTCGGTTAATTTCAGCAAACTACTATCATTGCGTTTGTAGTAGGTAATTTCAGCAATTTCTAAAGGAAATAAAATCAATCCTTTCTTCTTCCTCGCTCCTTGAAATAAAAAGGTTTGAAGTCCAGATTCTAAGGTGAATAGATTCACTATCAAACTGGATTCTGAATAAGGCGAGCGGGATAAAACGATTGCTTTATCTTGAATTTTCATCGGATTACAACCACTTTACCTACCTTCTTCCCTTTTCCTTCAACCGGTGCAGTCCAAATAAAATAAACTCCAGAACTTACATTTTCACCCGTCAATCGTTTTCCATTCCAAGTTGCAGTTCCCCCATTTGAAGTAGTTTTATACACCAAATTTCCAGCGGCATCTGTGATCTTTACATCACTGTTGTATTTAATCCCTTGAATGGTAATTGGTCCAAAAAAGTCTGGTTTCACCGGATTTGGGAAAACGGTTGTGGAAGAGTATTCAGCATCTTCATAAGTTGCATCCGTGCGTAAAGAAACCATCCCATTATCAGTGATAATGAATAATTCTCCTGTCAAATGATTGAACTCCATGTCCACGACAACATTGGAAATCATGGGCGAATTGTCTTTGTTATAATTGGCAATTACTTGCTGTCCATCAGCTGAAATTAAAAACACACCAGATTCTTGCGTTGCAATCCATTTCCGATTTCCACCATCAATTTCTATGTCCGAAATGTAAGAAGTTCCAAGCAGTACTTCAACGTTTCCATCATAAGTGACCAATATTTGAGAAGCATCGGTAACTCCAGCTGCGGAGAATAAGCCAGAACTATTGTACAGAACAGCCAATCCATGATCGGTTCCAATCCAAATTTCATTGTCAAAATCAACTGCTATTGCTGTTACATTTGAAGAAGGCATGTTTCCAGCCCCTTCACCTGTTTGGAGCACTTTAATAATATCATCAGATGTATTTGAAATCGTTCCGTTATCCTTATATCCCATCAATCCTTTTCCATACAAACTAACCCATTTATTACCGTTGTAATCTATGGCTATTCTTGTAGCAAAAACGTTTGCAATACTCGAATTTGTAGCCATGGAATACCAATTCCCATCAGCAGTTTTGACTTTCAACGGATTAGTAGAATAACCATTAACGATCCATAAATTGCCATCGTCATCGTATTCCAACCCTGAAACACAGGCAAAAGTATTGCCCAGACTCGTGTTTTCAATTATTGAATTAGAGGCATTGTATACTTCAGTTATTGAATTTCCATTTGTAATACTCAATGCATTGACACAATATCCACCAAGTGCAATTTCCTCCAAATTTTTCGGATTAATCGATGCTGCTCCAATTGCCCAAGTATTCGTATTCCAGAGGGGTTGGTTCTGCATATCGTATAAATTCCAAACCTCATCCTTCATTGCATAAGCTCCCGACCGACTATAACTCAAATCTACACGTTCAATAGACCCCCCGGTAACTATTAGTTTACCATCCCGTCCGCTCAAACTGTAAAATTCGTTTTTCGGAGGACCTTCTTTCGAAATTATTTTCGAACTACCATACGAATCGAACTTCACCAATCCATTCATAAAATCAGCAATCCAATACGTATTTGAACCATCAAACACTACTGATTTTATTTCTGGCAAAGTCAGTGAATAATTTGAAAGAGATAAGAAAACACTCAAATCCGGATTAAACAGAATGTAAGATTCGGAGTAAC from Fluviicola taffensis DSM 16823 carries:
- a CDS encoding two-component regulator propeller domain-containing protein, with product MRYFLLLVLIGASGAVFSQLGMGQWRMHVAASQAIDVAYGDGLAVAALKNGVIEYDEAAGESKIYNNQNGLSDIITSCIVYEPGTKSFFIGYENGNIDQLYSNGSIVNIPAIKLASITGNKRINGFTVRNGRVYAATGFAIIVLDPIKHEVKDTYNPFSFPKNYQSILFLNDSIYALHNDGMVKAFENNPLLGNPNNWAVDARVEVPVLEISYQKASLFNNEIFLLAKREGYGGDSIMKVTSSGLQEFIGHQFSMEIANFQVINNKFGVSYSESYILFNPDLSVFLSLSNYSLTLPEIKSVVFDGSNTYWIADFMNGLVKFDSYGSSKIISKEGPPKNEFYSLSGRDGKLIVTGGSIERVDLSYSRSGAYAMKDEVWNLYDMQNQPLWNTNTWAIGAASINPKNLEEIALGGYCVNALSITNGNSITEVYNASNSIIENTSLGNTFACVSGLEYDDDGNLWIVNGYSTNPLKVKTADGNWYSMATNSSIANVFATRIAIDYNGNKWVSLYGKGLMGYKDNGTISNTSDDIIKVLQTGEGAGNMPSSNVTAIAVDFDNEIWIGTDHGLAVLYNSSGLFSAAGVTDASQILVTYDGNVEVLLGTSYISDIEIDGGNRKWIATQESGVFLISADGQQVIANYNKDNSPMISNVVVDMEFNHLTGELFIITDNGMVSLRTDATYEDAEYSSTTVFPNPVKPDFFGPITIQGIKYNSDVKITDAAGNLVYKTTSNGGTATWNGKRLTGENVSSGVYFIWTAPVEGKGKKVGKVVVIR
- the recO gene encoding DNA repair protein RecO codes for the protein MKIQDKAIVLSRSPYSESSLIVNLFTLESGLQTFLFQGARKKKGLILFPLEIAEITYYKRNDSSLLKLTEMQALEPLHELVGNPLKSSIAFFISELLLICLRDNHQDKKLFHFLNEEIHWLNTSEELSNYLIWLLAQVSKLEGFQPEIQHENPKYFELQEGKFTNELPFLPAYLEEPWLHWLVDSLRLDKMNFLSVSIPKNERVLLIDAWLEYYKFHISGMRKMKSLEVIRTVFN
- a CDS encoding ABC-F family ATP-binding cassette domain-containing protein, producing MISVDNVTVEFSGKVLFSDVSFVINDTDKIALMGKNGAGKSTLLKILAGVNKATKGGVSAPKDAIVAYLPQHLLTEDNCTVFEETSKAFASIFAMRDEIEALNQELTVRTDYDSDDYMRLIERVSELSEKFYSIEEINYDGEVEKVLKGMGFEREDFTRSTSEFSGGWRMRIELAKILLQKPDLILLDEPTNHMDIESIQWLEDFLVNSAKAVVVISHDRAFVDAITNRTIEVTMGRIYDYKAKYSHYLELRKDRRTQQQKQYEEQQKFIAETTEFIERFKGTYSKTLQVQSRVKMLEKLDIIEVDEVDNSALRLKFPPAPRSGSYPVVITDMSKKYDNHVVFKDVNVTIERGEKIAFVGRNGEGKSTLVKAIMKEIGFDGNLELGHNTQIGYFAQNQASLLDEESTIFETIDRIAEGDVRTKVKDILGAFMFGGETSAKKVKVLSGGEKTRLALIKLLLEPVNLLILDEPTNHLDMKTKDIIKDALKAFDGTLVLVSHDRDFLDGLVTKVYEFGNKQVKTHFDDINGFLATKKMENLKEIERKLN
- a CDS encoding FG-GAP-like repeat-containing protein, with product MKINFTFFLLLGIPVLSQAQNSCGMAVPVTAGTYAVTGVDGMATTLACASGGNTQTASEWYTYTPTANYSVTVTTDLPASGGTDTRFHVYTGACGAVTCFSGDDDSGSGLTSTATFNVTNGTTYIICFDNKWTSAGFSFMLTEAPIIVQPTPPVTFTANTFPSISGNYGLATTDMDGDFLDDIVTVSSSSVQILYQQISGAYITTNIPTPAATFEPSWSMAIGDLDKNGFNDMLYGDGNGVTFMKANSTGTGFTQVAGPEYVFCQRTNFVDINNDGNLDAFSCHDVDPNVYYLNDGSGNLVFHNSGLGDHPEGGNYGSIWMDYDNDGDQDLFIAKCRGGATTAKIDELHRNDSNNGNVVFTDVSVAAGMAQPSQSWSSAWNDFDNDGFMDALIGISSSADGGHLLMKNDGDGTFSDVTTGSGWDTNPSTSIEHVSFDFDNDGFTDVMGGDNKILFGNGDMTFYPMVYAFSSGAVGDMNNDGFLDVRNGNTIYMNNKNSNNWITINLQGIQSNSNGIGARVEIYGSWGKQIRDIRSGDGFKYMNTLNAHFGIGTATTIDSLFIKWPSGKVDQLTNPAINQSVTIVEGAHPLSLVEIDGKKISLFPNPTTDYLTIENFNLLDASTIEIYTQLGVRVLNTSKQNATIPLTGLASGRYFLVIQTKNGEKYSESFIKM